In Vigna angularis cultivar LongXiaoDou No.4 chromosome 8, ASM1680809v1, whole genome shotgun sequence, the DNA window ttttttttttcaatttatattgaGTCTTAtttaaaaactcaaaatattttttttaaatattcgcGGGTTGACAAGTATCAATAGGTACCCTTGGGTTGAAAAAAATCCgtagattttttttatggtatCCCACGGGTAGTAGGGTGGGTAacatatacaattttttctGTGGGTCAGGTAGCACGTAGGCATTAGCCATACCCGACCTAACCCAACCCATTGTCATCCCTACTCATTGGAATATTGAAAAggaatataataattatttatgtacTTGTTAAGGATGACAACAATATTTGTGCTCTGAGatatatctaaataaaattgCTGCGAATAGTTGATACTCACGGGTATTTATCATCAACAGGTAGCAAATATTTTGATACTCATGTATAAATGAGTCGGGTATGAGTATTATGCAACCCGTACCCGCGAGATTCATTATTTGCaagagattaaaattaaaaattaatttatattttattaaattaaatttaattaaaattaaaatttaatttatattgtattaggttaaatttgattaaaattaaaatttaatttaatttttataattatatttatttatttataatttataaaatacatttgtTTAGATGTGTGAGTATGCATAAATGTCACATATTTCTTAAAACTTGTGTTTATTTTTAGAGCAGATATTCGATAATGATAACaagttgaatttttttgttacGGGTCAAATAACATGTAGACACTGTTTATGTCTGATCCAACCTATTGTTGTTCTAATACTAGTGTTTGTCAAAAATAtcttatgtattttatttgtaattaatgAGTTTAAAAGTGAAGTTAGATTTAACAGAggaaaatcaatataaaaacattatattgtTCTTGCTTGGAATGTTACTTCAACAGTTAGGTTTTCACTTACAAAACTTATCTCAACGTTttggaaaaattataaaactttttcaaattgttttaataaaaattgctTTTGAAATAACTTACATAGTTGGGAGTTTAATATGGAATGtcttgtctaaatatttttaatccatttaaatatattttcagttCATTAAAATCATCAAAGTGTGAAATTTAAGTGACTTAATCCGTTAAAACAATATGAAATTCAAATGCTTAAaggtttaattaaaataataaatttaaattattaaaatatttttcatttcaaatccaaaaaatttaaaataacactttaatagattaaatatattttaatctattaaaataagaataaagattttaaacaaagctaaatttttttcaaataaattgttttctttacctatgttaaataaacataaagaaACCATctacaatatttttaacatataaattataacCTACATATACAATAATCCTCTATATTTGTTTCAAGTAtccttaagaaaataaaaatcatccaACCTATTCAAAGATATTTGAAAGAATGTGAGGAGAATTATTGTAAGGAATCGgacgtttaaaaaaaaaaaaaaaaaagacaaaacaaacGGGGAAGGAAGGAACGAGCGCTGGAAAGCGCCAGTTTTGTTGGCCACAAGGGACAGCAAACGTTGCTTCCATTCCcccattaaaaaaaagaaaaagaagggagGCTTGTAGGAGATAAAAGGAGGTGGGTTCTACACTTGGGGTGGGAATCATTGCTGCCAAATTTGTGAGAGAGGTGAAGTTGAAGCTGCAAGGAAGCTTTGGTGCTGCAAGTTGGgggagagaagaagaggagaactTTTGGAGTTGGAAGGAAATCAAACTCTCTGGAAGTgattcaaggaagtcttcaagaggtaaggggagctagatcttttgtttgattgttgatatatgttgtatttgatgcaaatctgggaagaaggggatgaaaaattggggttttctgggtttctggaaatctggtgcgattctgcagaattctgcagatcgtgcgttcgtccaatttgatgagccaaattggacgttcgtccaagttgctcgaccaattagtggtcggcagTAATgggttgagcgttcgtccttaagtgttatactgagcgttcgtcctggtgagtgtagcgttcggtcttattaTGGATTCTTAAATGGTCGGTTTTGTTGTCCTAGTGAAaataacgttcggtcttagtaaCTTAGTTATTGTACGTTCGCCAAACAGTATGTGTTCGTTCAAACAATGTTTATCTATATGATCGTATTTGAACCATATATACGTTCGTCCAAACCGAGTCAGTCGGACTACGTTCATTTTCTTACCGCTCGTCCCAACAGTATTTGGCCTCTTAATATTTGATCTAtatacgttcgtccaaactaTGATAGTCTGATTATGTTCACTTTTCTTACTGCTCGtccaaacaaaaaaatttgtatttgatCCATATGTGCGTTCGTCCAGACAGTATTCCTAGTGATCAGATATTGTTCGTCTTTTTGAGCGTTTGTCCCTTCGtagtagtgagcgttcggtcttgatgttgcTGGTTCTCAGTTAGCGAGCGTCCCTGCGTAGTAGCGAGCGTTCAtattaatagcgttcggtttcaTGACGTTCGTCCAGCCAGTATCCGATTTGAAGGAAGTAtccggttttagcgttcggccttagtaCTCAATCTCAGCGTTCGACCTAATAGTGTGTTCagtgaaatagcgttcggcatgttggtaaatagcgttcgtttaaaactgttcggttttgagcgttcgaCCTGTATGATCTGATgacgtccgtccaaatagtgttcggcttAGTGTTGGAAAATGGCGTTCATCCAGTAGCGTTCGTTCCACTGTGttcggtgaatagtgctcgttcAAATAGTACTTTACAAATATGTCGGATTCTAAGTTCCTTTGGTCTTGAGTTGGATTATGTGTACCAATGGTTGGAATATTGTCGGTGAcatgatttatttgaaaatatgtgaatgtatgagatatgttggatttgttGTGATAAGGTGGTATCTTGTTATTCATGGCTTGGGTTAAGGTTCAAAGTAAAaatatgattcatggacgtaattccatgatcctcaaggggaggatacatggtggtggacgtaattccatgatcctcaaggagaggatacatggtggtgatttggggTGTACAGAATGATttcatggtagctcagtcttgggggttttcctgacgctccaatggtctttcattctcaattagagaggattgatccatgtggtgaggagtagcaggaggtcctagtcttggaggcttccaggaTGCTCTAGggcgcggaacggactaacctcgtgagggtGGTAGGAtggaacccattggcaatggctttgcaaagcagtagaagccaccacgagtgcataacccgccatagctcggtaatcattctagtccggacgagtcagggtataaagtaacaagtcttgtgatgtcagtttatcatgtttggatgacttttgtaTGTCGTATGAGTGGGTGAATGGTGATTTAATGAGTATGccctaattgttcttttatacgaatctaagtatgataacatgaatTAATTGTGCtttatgtataacatgctttttatatctagcttacccttgcattcTTTGTGTTGTGTGTTGTTTGGGTATGtctctttggcgatgatcatccacttggatgagaGCAGATGTTGTTGCGgagattcccttggagcaagagctggaggttgctgatgttgcggagtagtcttcttaggaatttcctgattgaacacttgtagtgttcaatcctttcaactgttaagtttaaatttccgtttattttatttctggataactgtaatttcacatttaattacacgtcatattctgactgttctctatatttggatgttaacgtctttattatataatattggttattatataattgggatgttacaattatcGGTTAGACTTTAGTAagtgaataatatttaataaataaagttgaataaaatagataaaagtgGTCAAGTTCAGAatgaaaattacaatttaatgaATGGTATAATTTTgcttgaaaataattttaatatttataaatttttagatgtattttaaatttttatttgtagtataatttttttggttaaaatttagtaataaattttttaaagctATAGTCTTATTAACTAAAgatttagtatatttatttcatttatttaaaactaaaataaaagtatttcttttttaaaaaagttgacTCGGTATAAATAAAACTATGCTAGAATAACTTCAATTTAATCCACAACCAagataatttatatgatatgaattttaaaatattaaatttaacttacGCTAAGTTAACCACGAATCCAATCCAACCCAAATCAAACTCAAACTTAATTTTAAGATGTCAtctcaataatataattataaataatcatattgATGAAAACGTGTACTAATTaagttattgatattttaaacatttatgtAAGCACtgtattacttttattttcttaaatataaagtgtaattcatatttaattttttttacattaagaaaatgaaaaataaaaaattcacaaaatcttttgaataattttctataaagaaagtgtataaataaactaaatgattaaaaatctatctactaaaattattaaataattcttaattggataatttatcttaaaatatataattggattggaaattcatttcaaattaattatgtctacaaaattttatattaatttaaaattatttaatgttttgttcatatgcattaaaattaacatgacatatttctataaaatataaaaacatgaatatatttatattgttttattatatatcatttttctCAAGTTCTGACATTAGAAAGTATTAACTTATTGATAGGGTAAAAATTAATTGTactctcaactctttctctatagatatttttcaaatttaatcacactatagtattttttatttattttaatatttatactctttttaaaagataatatatttaatatttattagaaaaatagttAAGATCTATGTTCAAATTTAATATCTGATGGTTTCAAATAAGTGAAAATATCACTTTTTAAAAGATTCTAATCAACATGTTTTCACAAAAAAAACCACTTGGATTGTAATATCACACTATGCAGTTCTGTGGATTATTTTATTTCgttttctcattttattttcaacagctgattaattcaaataatttaattaaaatactatctttattattttaccaTTAAACTTGTCCCAATAACCTTTAAGGTAAGGTTTCATCATTGAATGTTGATATGCCTTAGTGACTCAGATTACAAATAACTATGTATCAATGttcataatagtaataataataataataataataataaaaaagtgtaaCCCAAGAATCTCTACCCAAACAATCTCCAATACAttgtacaaaaaaatatataaataatatgtagTTGTGGGTTGTAATAATTTCCAACAGCAAAAGatgtaataataaaaacagTGTAATAATTAGgttccatatttttttaattattttattgcaatttgtaattaattaattaatattaactatTAAGAATCAACGCTGAAGTCCCTCTTCATCGATGTCTTAAGCAGGAGAAAACACAcactctctcttctctctctccctctccttctcttcctctctcttcttttccttcttccgTACACGATCTCTTTCACTATCTTCCAATTCCCAATTTTTTCAACATACGCCACTGCAATCCTCCTTCATTTTCTTGCATTTTCGGTTTCTGGGTCTGTTTTTCTTTTAGGGTTCTCAGTGgttcagaaaaaaaatgttttctttttcttccctttATCCATACTCAGATTTGAGTTGAGCATCACAGAGTGGGGTTGAGTTCAGATTCACTGGCGTGGAGCAATTCGCAGTAAGTTTCCAGCTTTGTTGCATTTTGGGCTTGTTCTAATTTCAGTGAACCATGATCGAGTTGATTGATTTAACTGTTTTCTGTGTCCAGTGTTATGTGTGGGTGATGAGTGGATCTGGGGTTTGATGTGATTTCTTTTAGTAATGGGGGTATGGTTTCACTTGGGGGTATGAGTAATTTGGTGTAGTTGGACTGTGTGAAGTTGAaaggttgaattttttttaggcAGGGTTTAGTAAGCTGGGTATTGGAGAACATTCAAACGGTAATCTATATGTGAATAGTAGTTTGATTTGGAGATGAATTTCTACTGTTTCGACTATCTGTATACAAATTTTTATGGTGTTGATATTTTCGTATgcattatttacttattttgtaTTTCTAGGTTATAACTTTGCAGTTGGGGCATGTTAAACTGTGCATTTTTAAGTTGCTAAATAAGGAGTTTGAGCTGATGTGAAGTAGTGGATGTTGTTGTCTAACTAAGGCTTTAAAGTTTCGGGGAGTTGTAGAATCTGTATACGAGATTTGTATTGCAAATGATGTCACGTTGCATTAGTCTATGCAGATTAGGATTAGCAAGGTTAGAGGTGTTTAGAGTTGACTATATTTGATTAATACAGTATTGGGTTTTGGGCTTGGGATTCTGGGTTAGTCTGATGgaattgttgattttttatagttaatttgttgttgtgttgtatCCAGTTTAAGATGTTTCTCTTTCCGTACACTGTTTGATCAGCTTATTGGAAAAAGTAGATAAATTAGTTACAGAGCATAAACTAGAGATTCGTTGGATTGTTAGTTTATGCTATCACCGTTTGGAAATATATCATTTAGGACAGTATTATCATAGTTTTACATATGTAGAAGAGTTTGGATACATTATGTACACAAAGTTgtgaaaatattgattttatagtGATTGAGTATATGTGTTATTCTTTGTTGCAGGGTTTTAGTAACCATTCAGTCCCTAATTTCTGTCTCTAACACTAATACTGCTTTTGGAATTATTGGATTCTTCATTTGATGAGGGTTTTGGCCGGATTGCGTGTAACTCCAGATAGTAATTTGAAGTGATAGATATTCCAAACTATCAATGGTACTAATTTAAGAAACTTGTTTACTGCCTATACAAATTACAAATATGCCTACATGGTGGGGGAAATCATCGTCAAAAGAAACCAAGAAGAAAGCAAATAAGGAAAGTTTTATCAATTCATTTCACCGCAGATTTAAAATCCCATCTGAAAGTAAATCAAGCAGTAGATCTGGAGGATCTCGTAGACATTGCAATGATTCAATTTCTGAGAAAGGGGCTCAGTCTCCTCCTGAATCAAGATCACCGTCACCTTCCAAAGTGGCAAGGTGTCAAAGTTTTGCTGAAAGGCCTCATGCTCAGCCGCTACCACTTCCTGTCCTGCACCCATCAAATATAAGCCGGGCAGACTCTGAAATTAGCATATCAGCTAAATCAAGACTTGAAAAAGGCTCCAAACCATCATTGTTTCCACTACCAAAACCAGCATGCATGCGTGGTAGGTTGAACCCTGCAGATTTGGATGGAGACCTGGTCACTGCTTCAGTCTCTAGTGAGAGCTCTGCTGACAGTGATGAGCCAGTGGACTCTCGCAATCTTAGTCCTTTGGCAACTGACTGTGAAAACGGGGCTAGAACTGCTGCAGGCTGTCCTTCCAGGTATACTCTATAAGCATTCACTATAATATGCTTCAAGCTTGCATATTTTGTTGCATAAGCATGCCTAGGGTGTGTATGTTTAGACATAGGGAACAGAGATGTGTCTTCACTTAAAAGCTTAAACTTTAGGGATAGTTGGTTCATGGCATGTTATCAAAGCCTCAGCTCAATCCTTGCTGCCCCATTCtataaaaaagttgaatattGGCATAAGGTAGGGGACCAAGGAATTATCCATGCAGGAAGTTCAATGGTATATGGGGTGTGTTGGAGATATAACATAAAACCATTCTTGAGTCATCATCTTAAGCTTAAGCTTTTGGGATGGCTAGTTCATGAAATTTATGATTACtagcaaataattttttattttactcattTTGGATGTTGGCCTTTTTATGAAGCTCGATGCCCAAGGATCTATCATCTACTGTTTCCCAAATAAATTCAAGAGAAACCAAAAAACCGGCAAACATTCTGGGTAATCACATGTCTTCTACTTCACCAAAACGGAGGCCTTTAAGCAACCATGTTTCAAATTTGCAGATTCCTCCTCATGGTGCCTTCTGCAGTGCACCTGATAGTTCCAAATCAAGTCCGTCTAGAAGTCCATTGAGAGTATTTGGCACTGAACAGGTGTTGAACTCTGCCTTTTGGGCCGGAAAGCCATATTCGGAGGTCAATTTAGGTGGATCTGGGCACTGCTCAAGTCCAGGTTCTGGTCACAATTCTGGACATAATTCAATGGGAGGAGACATGTCTGGACAGTTATTTTGGCAACCTAGCAGGGGTAGCCCTGAATATTCTCCTGTACCTAGTCCCCGAATGACTAGCCCTGGACCTAGCTCTAGAATTCAGAGTGGTGCAGTTACACCTATTCATCCTAGAGCTGGGGGAACACTCAATGAATCACAGACAGGACGGGTTGATGATGGAAAACAACAGAGTCATCGTTTGCCCCTTCCTCCTTTAGCAGTTACCAATATTTTACCTTTCTCTCATTCAAATTCTGCAGCAACTTCTCCATCCATGCCAAGAAGTCCGGGAAGGGCAGATAATCCAATAAGCCCTGGATCACGTTGGAAAAAAGGAAAACTGCTTGGCAGAGGCACATTTGGACATGTCTTTGTTGGCTTTAATAAGTACGAGTTCTAGACCAATTGTTCTTTGATTCTAttacaaagaattttttttctacttttaaatCCACTATCTTATGCATCTTATAAATTGTTtggttaaaatattttgatgtttaGGGAAAGTGGTGAAATGTGTGCTATGAAAGAGGTGACTCTGTTTTCAGATGATGCCAAATCTAAAGAAAGTGCTAAGCAATTAATGCAGGtaaatatatttccttttttgACCCTGGAATTTTTTGTTTGATGTGCAACCGTTATTCTCATTGGAAATACATTTGTGTCTATTTCTGTTTCAAATTTAGTGTAGCTTTGAAAAGCTAACTCCCATATTGTGGCAGGAAATTGCCTTATTAAGTCGATTGCGGCATTCAAATATTGTGCAGTACTATGGTTCTGAAACAGTAAGTTGCCCATTTCCTTATTGGTTTGCGTTCTGTTTATATTAGCTACTTTTAAGTGATCATATTTATTTTGGGCATTTTATCCCAATTTGTAATGCTTGTATGATCATCTAGTTACAAGATTATTAGttggtttatatatttatctgaCACcagaatattataaatttgtctaCAGTTTGTCATTTTATAATGAATCATCCCTTAAACAGGTCGGTGACAAGCTTTACATATATCTGGAGTATGTCGCTGGAGGCTCCATATATAAACTTCTTCAAGAGTATGGACAATTTGGTGAACTAGC includes these proteins:
- the LOC108345680 gene encoding mitogen-activated protein kinase kinase kinase YODA, producing the protein MPTWWGKSSSKETKKKANKESFINSFHRRFKIPSESKSSSRSGGSRRHCNDSISEKGAQSPPESRSPSPSKVARCQSFAERPHAQPLPLPVLHPSNISRADSEISISAKSRLEKGSKPSLFPLPKPACMRGRLNPADLDGDLVTASVSSESSADSDEPVDSRNLSPLATDCENGARTAAGCPSSSMPKDLSSTVSQINSRETKKPANILGNHMSSTSPKRRPLSNHVSNLQIPPHGAFCSAPDSSKSSPSRSPLRVFGTEQVLNSAFWAGKPYSEVNLGGSGHCSSPGSGHNSGHNSMGGDMSGQLFWQPSRGSPEYSPVPSPRMTSPGPSSRIQSGAVTPIHPRAGGTLNESQTGRVDDGKQQSHRLPLPPLAVTNILPFSHSNSAATSPSMPRSPGRADNPISPGSRWKKGKLLGRGTFGHVFVGFNKESGEMCAMKEVTLFSDDAKSKESAKQLMQEIALLSRLRHSNIVQYYGSETVGDKLYIYLEYVAGGSIYKLLQEYGQFGELAIRSFTQQILSGLAYLHAKNTVHRDIKGANILVDTNGRVKLADFGMAKHITGQSCPLSFKGSPYWMAPEVIKNSNGCNLAVDIWSLGCTVLEMATTKPPWSQYEGVAAMFKIGNSKELPAIPDHLSSEGKDFVRKCLQRNPHNRPSASELLDHPFVKYAAPLERPILGPDASSDPAVSGITQGATALGIGQGRSPSTLDSDRLSRHSSRFLKSNPHASEIHIPRNISCPVSPIGSPLLRPRSPQHMNGRMSPSPISSPRTASGASTPLNGGSGAIPFSNHLVYIQEGLGNLPKSSNGVYISGPTHHDLNVDIFRGMQQAPHISSELVPGESDVLGKQFARSPRNEAYDVQSVLADRVCRQLLGDNGKINPSLDLNPNSLLSRANGL